A genomic segment from Flavobacterium inviolabile encodes:
- a CDS encoding isopenicillin N synthase family dioxygenase yields MQNIPSVDLRDFLSGDPVRKQKFVNEIGKAYEDIGFVALKGHFLDDRLVDELYGEVRNFFSQPLEVKEKYEIPGIGGQRGYVSFGKEHAKGRKEGDLKEFWHFGQYVENDPKLEAEYPANVVVDELPKFNTVGKEAYQMLEKTGVYVLRALALYLGLDEFYFDNYIKNGNSILRPIHYPPITSEPENAVRAAAHGDINLITLLMGAQGKGLQVQNHNGEWIDAIAQDDELVINVGDMLSRHTNNKLKSTIHQVVNPPRELWGTSRYSIPFFMHPISEMPLDCLENCIDAENPKRYDDITAGDFLYERLVDLGLIKK; encoded by the coding sequence ATGCAAAACATTCCCAGTGTTGACTTGCGTGATTTCCTATCGGGTGACCCGGTACGTAAACAAAAATTTGTAAATGAAATCGGAAAAGCCTACGAAGACATCGGCTTCGTAGCATTAAAAGGTCATTTTTTAGATGACCGTTTAGTTGATGAACTTTATGGGGAAGTTCGTAACTTTTTCAGCCAGCCTCTTGAGGTTAAAGAAAAGTACGAAATTCCGGGTATTGGTGGACAGCGTGGCTATGTTTCTTTTGGAAAAGAACATGCCAAAGGCAGAAAAGAAGGGGATTTAAAAGAGTTTTGGCACTTTGGCCAATACGTTGAAAATGACCCGAAATTAGAAGCGGAATATCCTGCTAATGTAGTTGTAGATGAGCTTCCGAAATTTAATACTGTAGGTAAAGAAGCCTATCAGATGCTTGAAAAAACAGGTGTATACGTGTTAAGAGCACTGGCTTTATACTTAGGGCTTGACGAGTTCTATTTTGACAATTACATCAAAAACGGAAACAGTATTTTAAGACCTATTCACTATCCTCCTATCACGTCAGAACCGGAAAATGCCGTTCGTGCAGCAGCACATGGCGATATCAACCTGATTACCTTATTAATGGGAGCGCAAGGGAAAGGATTACAGGTTCAGAATCACAACGGCGAATGGATTGATGCCATTGCCCAGGATGATGAACTGGTTATTAATGTGGGCGATATGTTATCCCGTCACACGAATAACAAACTGAAATCCACTATTCACCAGGTGGTGAACCCGCCAAGAGAATTATGGGGAACTTCCCGCTATTCAATCCCGTTTTTTATGCACCCGATAAGCGAAATGCCTTTGGACTGCCTGGAAAACTGCATTGATGCCGAAAATCCGAAACGCTATGACGATATTACCGCCGGTGATTTCTTATACGAACGTTTGGTAGATTTAGGGTTAATTAAAAAATAA
- a CDS encoding translation initiation factor, whose protein sequence is MAKKISSLEDLGGFVFSTNKDFEFHDEQEQEETLAPDKQQLEAHLDKKNRGGKTATIIKGFAGSEDDLKTLAKQLKTLCGVGGAAKDGEIIIQGNFRDKIMDFLVKEGYKVKRVGG, encoded by the coding sequence ATGGCAAAGAAAATAAGCAGTTTAGAAGACCTTGGCGGATTTGTATTTTCCACCAATAAAGATTTTGAGTTCCATGACGAGCAGGAACAGGAAGAAACATTAGCGCCTGACAAACAACAACTGGAAGCCCATCTGGATAAAAAAAACAGAGGCGGTAAAACAGCAACCATCATCAAAGGGTTTGCCGGTAGTGAAGACGATTTAAAAACATTGGCCAAGCAATTAAAAACACTGTGTGGTGTGGGCGGGGCTGCCAAAGACGGAGAAATCATCATTCAGGGTAATTTCCGTGATAAAATCATGGATTTCCTTGTAAAAGAAGGCTATAAAGTAAAACGCGTAGGCGGTTAA
- a CDS encoding nucleoside phosphorylase has translation MTTIESSELILNPDGSVYHLNLKPENIATDIIFVGDQNRVSKITKHFDTVEFSTQKREFKTETGTYKGKRLTVMSTGIGPDNIDIVMNELDALVNIDLETRTIKKQLTSLNIIRIGTSGSLQADIPVDSFVMSEYGLGLDNMLRSYIIDTISEKEIEEAFIKHTDWDLRKGRPYVVKGSAALSKKVESSQIHKGFTGTAGGFYGPQGRVLRLPIQDEQLNAKMDSFNYNGTRMTNLEMETGAIYGLARLLGHEALSLNAIIANRANGTFSEDPYKAVDELILYTLNKLAE, from the coding sequence ATGACAACAATTGAATCATCAGAATTAATCCTGAATCCGGACGGTAGTGTTTACCACTTAAACCTTAAACCGGAAAACATCGCTACAGATATTATATTTGTGGGAGACCAGAACCGGGTCTCTAAAATCACCAAGCATTTTGATACGGTTGAATTTTCGACTCAAAAAAGAGAATTCAAAACCGAAACCGGTACCTACAAAGGCAAACGATTAACAGTAATGTCTACAGGAATCGGTCCCGACAATATCGATATTGTTATGAACGAACTGGATGCCCTGGTTAATATTGACCTGGAAACCCGTACGATTAAAAAACAGCTGACTTCCCTTAATATTATCCGCATCGGGACTTCCGGTTCCTTACAGGCTGATATTCCGGTAGACAGTTTTGTAATGTCGGAATACGGTTTAGGACTGGACAATATGCTTCGCTCCTATATTATAGATACTATTTCCGAAAAAGAAATTGAAGAGGCTTTTATCAAACATACCGACTGGGATCTGAGAAAAGGAAGACCTTATGTTGTAAAAGGAAGTGCTGCGCTATCAAAAAAAGTAGAAAGCAGCCAGATCCACAAAGGCTTTACCGGAACGGCAGGTGGTTTTTACGGCCCGCAGGGGCGTGTACTGCGCTTACCGATCCAGGACGAACAGCTGAATGCCAAAATGGACAGCTTTAACTATAACGGCACCCGAATGACCAATCTTGAAATGGAAACCGGAGCAATTTACGGCTTAGCCCGCTTACTGGGTCACGAAGCCTTATCGTTAAATGCCATTATTGCCAACAGAGCCAACGGAACTTTTAGTGAAGATCCGTATAAAGCGGTGGATGAGCTCATCCTATACACCCTGAACAAACTGGCAGAATAA
- a CDS encoding DinB family protein: MNTVAAQLQKNIQEIEDLFHHKQLVDFDRKISGTKWSKKEILGHLIDSAINNLQRFTEIQYLEKPYSIRPYNPDELVKANRYQEKDSPDLLLLWAQLNRQIAFVMLNQTEDTLAYPLLLPDNQQRDLRFLMTDYVVHLEHHLKAIKNEANN; encoded by the coding sequence ATGAACACCGTTGCCGCGCAGCTGCAAAAGAATATTCAGGAGATTGAGGATTTATTTCACCACAAACAGCTTGTTGATTTCGATCGTAAAATTTCCGGTACCAAATGGTCTAAAAAAGAAATTTTAGGCCATTTGATTGATTCGGCTATTAATAACCTACAGCGTTTTACAGAAATTCAGTACCTGGAGAAACCGTATTCCATAAGGCCATACAATCCGGATGAACTGGTAAAAGCAAATCGCTATCAGGAAAAAGACAGTCCCGATTTACTGCTGCTTTGGGCACAGCTAAACAGGCAGATTGCCTTTGTGATGCTCAATCAGACAGAAGACACCCTCGCTTATCCGCTATTATTACCGGATAATCAGCAGCGGGATCTCCGTTTTTTAATGACCGATTATGTTGTACATCTGGAACACCATCTTAAAGCAATAAAAAATGAAGCCAATAATTGA
- a CDS encoding GNAT family N-acetyltransferase, translated as MKPIIETERLYIRELVPEDAAGIFRLDSDPDVHEFLGKKPIKTMEEAQNAIAYIRTQYQTNGIGRWAMVLKDTNEFIGWTGLKLITEPLNQHVQFYDLGYRIIKKHWRKGYGLESATACLNYGFNTMQLDKIYAYAMIGNTGSRAILQKLEPSHTEFFSDDGDECIWFEYTNKKAGN; from the coding sequence ATGAAGCCAATAATTGAAACCGAAAGATTGTACATCCGGGAGTTAGTTCCTGAGGATGCTGCCGGTATTTTCCGTTTGGATTCCGATCCTGACGTGCATGAATTTTTAGGCAAAAAACCTATAAAAACAATGGAAGAAGCCCAAAATGCCATTGCGTATATCCGAACCCAATATCAGACGAATGGCATTGGCCGCTGGGCAATGGTTTTAAAAGATACCAATGAGTTTATTGGCTGGACAGGTTTAAAACTGATTACCGAGCCTCTCAATCAGCATGTTCAATTCTACGATCTGGGTTATCGTATTATTAAAAAACATTGGCGAAAAGGATATGGTCTGGAATCGGCAACAGCCTGTCTGAACTACGGATTCAACACCATGCAGCTGGATAAAATTTATGCTTATGCCATGATTGGCAATACCGGATCGCGGGCTATTCTTCAAAAGCTGGAACCGTCGCATACCGAATTTTTCTCGGATGACGGGGATGAATGCATCTGGTTTGAATACACCAATAAAAAAGCCGGCAATTAA
- a CDS encoding helix-turn-helix domain-containing protein, protein MEQNNQVIEKYYTKDVDTDKSSIYCHHDLMGELLIPTHRHEKAQLLYTEGGIVYVTTETKTYFLPARHFMWIPNNIRHSIHPSSENVMMRNLYFPIDKNEHSFYNNEGIYPVNDLLLQMMLFTNRWNGNLKKGSRNFVIAKAIKAILPEICETNLPLALPSAKDKRLIKIVTYLDENLDETIFFSDLAAKFGFSERSLYRLFQKDLGMSFIQFFTIRRMLKAIELLLEKRLPVNEVAQAVGYNSIPTFSNTFYKLLGQRPSDYLNGVEILKKSQQS, encoded by the coding sequence ATGGAGCAAAACAATCAGGTCATTGAAAAATACTATACCAAAGATGTCGATACCGATAAGAGCAGTATTTACTGCCATCATGATTTGATGGGCGAATTGCTCATTCCAACGCACCGGCACGAAAAAGCACAGCTGTTGTATACGGAAGGCGGGATTGTATATGTGACCACCGAAACCAAAACCTATTTTCTTCCGGCACGCCATTTTATGTGGATACCGAACAATATCAGGCACAGTATTCATCCCAGTTCGGAAAATGTAATGATGCGGAATCTGTATTTTCCGATAGATAAGAATGAACATTCCTTTTATAATAATGAAGGGATTTACCCGGTAAATGATTTGTTGTTGCAAATGATGCTTTTTACAAACCGGTGGAATGGCAATCTGAAAAAAGGCAGCCGGAATTTTGTGATAGCAAAAGCCATTAAAGCGATCTTGCCGGAAATATGTGAAACCAATCTGCCGCTGGCATTACCTTCGGCAAAAGACAAAAGGCTGATTAAGATTGTAACCTATCTGGATGAAAATTTAGACGAAACCATCTTTTTTTCGGATCTGGCAGCAAAATTCGGATTCAGTGAGCGTTCCTTATACCGCTTGTTTCAAAAAGACCTCGGCATGTCGTTTATCCAGTTTTTTACAATCCGAAGAATGCTAAAAGCAATTGAGTTGCTTTTGGAAAAAAGACTTCCGGTAAACGAAGTGGCGCAGGCGGTTGGTTACAACAGTATCCCGACTTTCAGCAATACTTTTTATAAACTGTTAGGGCAGCGTCCGTCCGATTATCTAAACGGTGTTGAAATTCTAAAAAAAAGCCAGCAAAGTTAA
- a CDS encoding succinate CoA transferase produces MNSDRIRFQNYKDKVISAHQAAGFFKDKMVIGSSGFTKAGDSKAVLPAFALRAEHENIGITLITGASLGHTTDADLARSNALYKRMPFQVDPVMRGKINSGDILFIDQHLSETAELLENKHLPKLDFAIIEAAYIDENGNIIPTTSVGNSATFAHLADQIIIEINTSIPFEFKGIHDIFIPDAYPHRNPIHITTSDERIGSDVIAINPEKVVGIVFTEIPDSPAQTAAPDVKTTAIANHLLAFFEKEIQSGRLTNSLMPLQAGIGKVANAVMSGLAKGNFENLVMYSEVLQDSTFELIDTGKMTFASASSITVSEDCYKHILKHFDNYKDKIILRPQNISNAAEVIRRLGIIAINTAIEFDIYGNVNSTHISGTKMMNGIGGSGDFARNAYLSIFVTQSSSKEFNAISHVLPMVSHVDHTEHDVDILVTEQGLADLRGLAPRERARVIIQNCAHPEYRDQLQDYFERACLRGGHTPHLLEESFLFHTRYTETGSMKQNCLVTY; encoded by the coding sequence ATGAACTCAGATAGAATTCGATTTCAAAATTACAAAGACAAAGTGATATCCGCACATCAGGCCGCCGGTTTTTTCAAAGACAAAATGGTTATTGGCTCCAGCGGATTCACCAAAGCCGGCGACAGCAAAGCGGTACTTCCTGCCTTTGCCCTTCGGGCAGAACATGAAAACATCGGCATTACCCTGATTACCGGCGCTTCTTTAGGACACACTACCGATGCCGATTTGGCCCGAAGCAATGCCCTTTATAAAAGAATGCCTTTCCAGGTAGATCCGGTAATGCGGGGGAAAATCAACAGCGGCGACATTCTTTTTATTGACCAGCATCTTAGCGAAACTGCTGAATTACTGGAAAACAAACACCTTCCGAAGCTGGATTTCGCTATTATTGAAGCAGCTTATATTGACGAGAACGGAAACATCATTCCCACTACTTCCGTTGGCAACTCGGCCACTTTTGCGCATTTAGCCGATCAGATCATTATTGAGATCAATACCTCCATCCCTTTTGAATTTAAAGGAATACACGATATTTTTATTCCCGATGCCTATCCGCACCGCAATCCGATCCACATCACTACTTCCGACGAACGAATTGGTTCTGATGTGATTGCGATCAACCCGGAAAAAGTAGTTGGAATTGTTTTTACGGAAATTCCGGACAGCCCGGCACAAACGGCCGCTCCCGATGTAAAAACCACCGCTATAGCCAATCATTTGCTGGCCTTTTTTGAAAAAGAAATTCAAAGCGGACGTTTAACCAATTCGTTAATGCCGCTACAAGCCGGAATCGGAAAAGTTGCCAACGCTGTAATGTCGGGACTTGCCAAAGGAAACTTCGAAAACCTGGTTATGTATTCCGAAGTGCTTCAGGACAGTACTTTCGAATTGATCGATACCGGCAAAATGACCTTTGCCTCGGCATCGTCCATTACCGTTTCCGAAGACTGCTACAAGCACATACTGAAGCATTTTGACAACTACAAAGACAAGATCATCTTACGCCCTCAAAACATCAGCAATGCCGCCGAAGTGATCCGCCGCCTGGGCATCATCGCGATTAATACGGCCATTGAATTTGATATTTACGGTAATGTAAACTCCACCCATATATCGGGAACAAAAATGATGAACGGTATTGGCGGTTCCGGCGATTTTGCTCGAAATGCCTACCTGAGCATTTTTGTAACCCAGTCCTCATCTAAAGAATTCAATGCTATTTCCCATGTACTGCCAATGGTTTCGCATGTAGACCATACGGAACACGACGTGGACATTCTGGTAACCGAACAGGGATTAGCCGATTTGAGAGGCCTGGCTCCAAGAGAAAGAGCCCGGGTAATCATTCAAAACTGTGCGCATCCGGAATACCGTGACCAGCTGCAGGATTATTTTGAAAGAGCCTGCCTTAGAGGCGGCCACACCCCGCACCTGCTGGAAGAATCATTTCTTTTTCACACCAGATATACCGAAACAGGCTCCATGAAGCAAAACTGTCTCGTAACCTATTAA
- a CDS encoding substrate-binding domain-containing protein, with product MKTIRIAGVPEHFNLPWHLCIENGEFNEVDIDLQWVDVPEGTGKLCQMLRDNQTDIAILLTEGIVKDIAGGNPSSIVQTYVQSPLIWGIHVAANAPYNHLSDLEQKKAAISRMGSGSHLMAIVNAKNEGWNTDALSFEIVNTIDGAVEALTNGTADYFMWERFMTKPLVDNGTFRRIADCPTPWPCFVIAVRNEVLEKDKHVIDQILEIINTTTREFKEIPSIDRTLASRFNQKTEDIQEWLKLTQWSQKQFDKKTFEKVQSQLFDLGIISTKIGYEMVVK from the coding sequence ATGAAAACAATTCGAATTGCTGGAGTGCCGGAGCATTTTAATTTACCCTGGCATTTGTGCATTGAAAACGGCGAATTTAACGAAGTAGATATTGACTTACAATGGGTTGATGTTCCGGAAGGAACCGGAAAGCTATGCCAGATGCTTCGTGATAATCAAACAGATATAGCGATACTATTAACGGAAGGGATTGTAAAAGATATAGCCGGAGGTAATCCGAGCAGTATCGTGCAAACCTATGTGCAGTCGCCTTTGATCTGGGGTATTCACGTTGCCGCAAATGCTCCTTACAACCACTTATCCGATTTAGAACAAAAAAAAGCAGCCATCAGCCGTATGGGTTCGGGCTCGCATTTAATGGCTATCGTAAATGCTAAAAACGAAGGCTGGAATACCGATGCCCTTTCCTTTGAAATTGTCAATACCATTGACGGTGCGGTAGAAGCCCTGACAAACGGTACTGCAGATTATTTTATGTGGGAACGTTTTATGACAAAACCACTTGTCGATAACGGTACTTTCCGAAGAATCGCCGATTGCCCGACGCCATGGCCCTGCTTTGTTATTGCCGTGCGCAATGAAGTTCTGGAAAAAGACAAACATGTAATCGACCAGATTCTGGAAATTATCAATACAACTACCCGTGAGTTTAAAGAAATTCCGAGTATTGACCGGACACTGGCAAGCCGCTTTAATCAAAAAACGGAAGACATACAGGAATGGCTGAAACTGACACAATGGTCACAAAAACAATTCGATAAAAAAACGTTCGAAAAAGTACAGTCTCAATTATTCGATCTGGGCATTATCAGTACGAAAATTGGTTATGAAATGGTTGTAAAATAA
- a CDS encoding transglutaminase-like domain-containing protein has protein sequence MTSPTATNLKKVKEKLSLPKPWDNIVIFLLNILITIPIFIIAHQNLIDPEWFLHIDRVLLFVVILVLVQLALRLLKTVIIICIFLYLLALIWGTLFGGYGFNSVFEDYRAMIYTMSEDANPQDIIISKLLPFPNKSKIIDAVDYTNPKVRNFALKATTLHFQDVKGFREYRQIIQCFAVFAEVKKRWNYVNDPKGREYIASASESLQHFSGDCDDHAILMSALIRAIGGTPRVIHTGGHLYPEMLIGTKADLENVIYLIKEVLFKEESKGKDINYHIDERGQIWLNLDYTAKYPGGPFMSEEILGELTFN, from the coding sequence ATGACTTCACCCACGGCAACAAATTTAAAAAAAGTAAAAGAAAAGCTTTCTTTGCCAAAGCCATGGGATAATATTGTCATTTTTTTACTGAATATCTTAATAACCATTCCGATTTTTATTATTGCCCATCAGAATTTAATTGATCCGGAATGGTTTTTACATATCGACAGAGTATTGCTGTTTGTGGTGATACTGGTACTGGTTCAGCTGGCACTCCGCCTGCTCAAAACGGTTATCATTATCTGTATTTTCCTGTACCTGCTGGCTTTGATCTGGGGGACTTTATTTGGCGGTTACGGTTTTAATTCCGTTTTTGAAGATTATCGTGCCATGATCTACACCATGTCGGAAGATGCCAATCCGCAGGATATCATTATCTCTAAATTACTGCCGTTTCCCAACAAATCCAAGATTATAGATGCTGTAGATTATACGAATCCTAAAGTCCGCAATTTTGCCTTAAAAGCCACTACCTTGCATTTTCAGGATGTAAAAGGATTCCGGGAATACCGCCAGATCATTCAGTGCTTTGCCGTTTTTGCGGAGGTTAAAAAACGATGGAATTATGTTAACGATCCGAAAGGCCGGGAATATATCGCTTCGGCCAGTGAATCGCTGCAGCACTTTTCCGGCGATTGTGATGACCACGCCATCCTGATGTCGGCATTGATACGCGCCATTGGCGGTACGCCAAGAGTGATCCATACCGGAGGCCATTTGTATCCGGAAATGCTCATTGGTACCAAAGCCGATCTTGAAAACGTGATTTACCTGATCAAAGAGGTTCTTTTTAAAGAGGAAAGTAAAGGTAAAGACATTAATTACCACATAGACGAACGCGGTCAGATCTGGCTGAATCTTGATTATACGGCCAAATATCCGGGTGGTCCGTTTATGTCGGAAGAAATTCTGGGTGAGCTTACCTTTAATTGA
- a CDS encoding uracil-DNA glycosylase — MQVNIHPSWGNVLASEFDKPYFEKLIAFVKNEYLQFKCYPKGSHIFSAFDHCPFDNVKVVIIGQDPYHGPNQANGLCFSVNDGIPFPPSLQNIFKEIESDLGIGTPKTGNLERWADQGVLLLNATLTVKESLAGSHQNQGWEEFTDAVIQKISDEKEDVVFLLWGGFAKKKGAKINRNRHFVLETGHPSPLSANRGLWFGNRHFSKANAFLKGKGKPEINW; from the coding sequence ATGCAAGTAAATATACATCCTTCCTGGGGAAATGTACTCGCTTCTGAGTTTGATAAGCCATATTTCGAAAAATTAATCGCCTTCGTAAAGAACGAATATTTGCAATTTAAATGTTATCCGAAAGGAAGCCATATTTTTTCAGCTTTCGACCATTGTCCTTTCGATAATGTAAAAGTCGTTATCATTGGTCAGGATCCGTATCACGGACCCAATCAGGCAAACGGACTTTGCTTTTCGGTGAACGATGGTATTCCTTTCCCGCCGTCGCTGCAAAACATTTTCAAGGAAATTGAAAGTGATCTGGGCATCGGCACTCCGAAAACCGGAAACCTGGAACGCTGGGCAGACCAGGGTGTACTGCTTTTAAACGCAACTTTAACCGTAAAAGAAAGCCTGGCGGGCAGCCATCAGAATCAGGGATGGGAAGAATTTACCGATGCCGTGATTCAGAAAATCTCCGATGAAAAAGAAGACGTTGTTTTCTTACTTTGGGGCGGATTTGCCAAGAAAAAAGGTGCCAAAATAAACCGGAACCGTCACTTTGTGCTGGAAACCGGACATCCTTCGCCATTGAGTGCGAACAGGGGATTATGGTTTGGAAACCGTCATTTTTCGAAAGCCAACGCCTTTCTGAAAGGAAAAGGAAAACCGGAAATTAACTGGTAA
- a CDS encoding endonuclease MutS2, whose amino-acid sequence MISITDKTLQDLEFRTILNTISDICNTEIGKNKALEIIPYKDQETLMDALLQTSEYVSSFTNNNAIPNHYFDTITNELKFLAIEDSFLELSSFRKISALSETVNTLLLFFRKFEDYYPKLNEKASEVELTKFIVQKIDEVVDKYGEIKDNASPALVEIRRNMNLVRGKINQSFGTALSSYNSLGYLDDIRETIVDNRRVLAVLAMYRRKVKGTILGNSKTGSITYIEPEATLRYSRELSNLEYEEREEITRILKQLTNTIRPYLELLKQYQEFLSDIDIIAGKAKYAYRINGILPTITNEKRLFFREAYHPILYLNNKQKNAPTYPQTIELNDENRIIVISGPNAGGKSITLKTIGLLQLMLQSGILIPVHERSETFLFDRILTDIGDNQSIENHLSTYSYRLKNMNYFLKKCNSKTLFLIDEFGTGSDPELGGALAETFLEEFYHREAFGIITTHYTNLKILANELPFATNANMLFDEKSLEPMYKLHLGQAGSSFTFEVAQKNGIPYGLINRAKKKVEGDKVRFDKTIANLQKERSKLEKTSQNLKEEESKAREESKKMEGINTKIQQKLESYQELYDANQRLIYMGQKMDDISEKYFNNKNKKELIGEFLKMVEIENSKRKKVTVKEKKAKETVQKEIIEEVKVKVEEIRKEKKEKKIKAIKEESNKPKIPLKVGDRVRMLDGKAVGSIDAIEKNKATVNYGIFTSKVDLDSLELVERKK is encoded by the coding sequence ATGATTTCAATTACCGATAAAACCCTTCAAGATTTAGAATTCAGAACGATACTGAATACCATTTCGGATATTTGCAATACCGAAATCGGGAAAAATAAAGCTCTTGAAATTATACCCTATAAAGATCAGGAAACCCTGATGGATGCGTTATTGCAGACATCCGAGTACGTTTCTTCGTTTACCAATAACAACGCCATACCGAATCATTATTTCGATACCATTACCAATGAGCTTAAGTTTCTGGCCATTGAGGACAGTTTTCTGGAGCTGAGCAGCTTTAGAAAAATAAGTGCTTTGTCGGAAACCGTTAATACGCTGCTTTTGTTTTTCAGAAAATTTGAGGATTATTATCCCAAGTTAAACGAAAAGGCTTCGGAAGTGGAGCTGACAAAATTCATCGTTCAGAAAATTGATGAGGTTGTTGACAAATACGGGGAAATTAAGGATAATGCCTCCCCGGCGCTGGTGGAAATCCGCCGCAATATGAACCTGGTGCGCGGAAAAATCAACCAGAGTTTCGGAACGGCACTTTCCAGTTATAACAGCCTGGGATACCTGGACGACATCCGCGAAACGATCGTCGATAACCGCCGTGTTCTTGCCGTTTTGGCCATGTACCGCCGTAAAGTAAAAGGAACGATACTGGGCAATTCCAAAACCGGAAGCATTACCTATATCGAGCCGGAAGCGACTTTGCGCTATTCCCGTGAATTAAGCAACCTGGAATATGAAGAGCGTGAGGAAATAACACGTATTTTAAAACAGCTGACGAACACTATCCGTCCGTATCTGGAGCTTTTAAAACAGTACCAGGAATTTCTGAGCGATATTGACATTATTGCCGGAAAAGCCAAATATGCCTATAGAATCAACGGTATCCTGCCTACAATCACCAATGAAAAAAGATTGTTTTTCCGCGAGGCCTACCATCCTATTTTATACCTGAACAACAAGCAGAAAAATGCGCCTACCTATCCGCAGACCATTGAGCTGAATGATGAGAACCGGATCATCGTGATTTCCGGTCCTAATGCCGGCGGAAAGAGTATTACCCTAAAAACCATCGGTTTGCTGCAGTTAATGCTGCAAAGCGGGATTTTAATTCCGGTACACGAGCGCAGTGAAACGTTCTTATTTGACAGGATATTAACCGATATCGGCGATAATCAGTCGATTGAAAATCATTTGAGTACGTATAGCTACCGTTTGAAGAATATGAATTACTTCCTTAAAAAATGTAATTCCAAGACCTTATTCCTGATTGACGAATTCGGAACGGGTTCCGATCCGGAACTGGGTGGTGCTTTGGCCGAAACGTTTCTGGAAGAGTTCTACCACCGGGAAGCGTTCGGAATCATTACCACGCATTATACGAATTTAAAAATCCTGGCGAACGAATTGCCGTTTGCCACAAATGCCAACATGCTTTTTGACGAGAAATCCTTAGAGCCGATGTACAAACTGCATCTGGGTCAGGCAGGAAGTTCCTTTACGTTTGAAGTAGCCCAGAAAAACGGTATTCCATACGGATTGATCAATCGTGCCAAGAAGAAAGTTGAAGGCGATAAAGTGCGTTTTGACAAAACCATAGCCAACTTACAGAAAGAGCGTTCCAAGCTTGAAAAAACCTCTCAGAATTTGAAGGAAGAAGAGAGCAAAGCCCGTGAGGAAAGCAAGAAAATGGAAGGCATCAACACCAAGATCCAGCAAAAACTGGAAAGCTACCAGGAATTGTATGATGCTAACCAGCGTTTGATCTATATGGGTCAGAAGATGGACGATATTTCGGAAAAATACTTTAACAACAAGAACAAAAAAGAGCTTATCGGTGAGTTTTTGAAAATGGTGGAAATTGAAAATTCCAAGCGTAAAAAAGTTACCGTTAAAGAGAAAAAAGCGAAGGAAACCGTTCAGAAAGAGATCATCGAAGAAGTAAAAGTCAAGGTTGAAGAAATCCGTAAAGAGAAAAAAGAAAAGAAGATAAAAGCCATCAAAGAGGAAAGCAATAAGCCTAAGATCCCTTTAAAAGTAGGCGACCGCGTGCGCATGCTTGACGGTAAAGCCGTGGGCAGTATTGATGCTATTGAAAAAAATAAAGCAACGGTTAACTACGGGATTTTCACTTCCAAAGTGGATCTGGACAGTTTAGAGCTTGTGGAAAGAAAAAAATAA
- a CDS encoding thiol-disulfide oxidoreductase DCC family protein — protein MEGLPKDKKIVLFDGYCNLCDSSVQFIIRHDKNDVFRFLPLQSELGQQVIRYIGIDTAKTDSIILYEPGIAYHYKADAAISIAKTIGGVYALMGVFSLVPKAIANAVYDYVARNRYKWYGKKESCMMPTPELKAKFL, from the coding sequence ATGGAAGGTTTACCTAAAGATAAAAAGATTGTGCTTTTTGACGGTTACTGCAACCTGTGTGACAGTTCTGTGCAGTTTATCATCAGGCATGACAAGAATGATGTTTTCCGCTTTCTTCCGTTACAATCGGAGCTGGGACAGCAGGTGATCCGGTATATCGGTATTGATACTGCCAAAACCGACAGTATTATTTTATACGAACCGGGAATTGCCTATCATTACAAGGCAGATGCGGCTATTAGTATTGCTAAAACAATAGGTGGCGTATATGCTCTTATGGGCGTGTTTTCACTGGTTCCGAAAGCCATCGCCAATGCCGTTTACGATTATGTTGCCCGAAACCGCTACAAATGGTACGGCAAAAAAGAAAGCTGTATGATGCCTACACCGGAGCTAAAGGCTAAATTCCTGTAA